GCCTCCAATTTTCATCAACTACACAATCTCAGTTTACCACAAATTACTTTAATTTTCTCCCTTATCAATCATTATTTCTGAATAATCATTCGGCTCTTTGTTGCTGTTATTGAACTGCGTCCCATTTTTTTCCACAGACTATGATTACACattctaaaaaatattgaatattgaacacacaaatattaaaatacaaccGACGGATCTATCCTCCGCCTCCGCTGCATATACCGGTTAAGGAAACCGGGAATCTACAAAGTGCCGTAACCGCCTCCGTACCTTCTCCGCTAACAACCTCAGCTGAAGCCGGAGGAAGAACCCTCCCGTCAGCAAACAACGCTCTTTCCGCCACCGCCGCCGGCTGCTGTTCCTTATAACGCGCCACCGCACCCTCTAGCTCCGCCTCGGCTGAGCCAAATACAGCTTCGTCTCCAGACCTCCGTTCCACCTCCAAATACTCTCCGAGCGATGACCGTCTGCATTCTCCGGACCCACGGTGCATCCCGTTTCCGGCGTTGTCGTCGTCGTCTCGGCAAAAGCGCCACCACTTGCGACGGCGATGCCGCTCAGACGAGTTCGGAGGAGGACGCTTCCTCTGGTTGCGTCTTGTAGGGTTGGAGCTGGAGGCACGTGAGATTGAGATGGAGGGAGACACGTGGCGTTGAGAAGAAGCTCTGAATGGCATCATCGGCATGGTTGCTGTGAAACTAAACCCCATGAGTGTTCCGAGTGTGATGCTTCTTGTAACAgcccgatcccccggcgtccgaccggggttatcgaaggggcgttatggacacgtgtctactcatttagacaaccctacgtgtcccgttactggtcccgagagacgagcgcataaccttctttgaaatatcgtcacacccacatccatatacttctacttacagtcctgcgcacagggaaaaatggaaatggagggggtgagcaacaagttactcagtgaagtgactctagaccagcctgcccgcatgacactctatactactctatgcgggaactaggactgactagccactacaatcagttaaTGCATTTTATCATTTCCTATCACCATCTGTAATTTCCACACACACTTCCATtcatttctaacaacctagtaatcaatcaatacaatgatctcactcattgccacacacgcCATCCCTAGACTTAACCGACTCATCTTACCAGTCCGACTCGATCCTATGACTTCTTTAACTTCCTGTACCCGACCATGAGCTAAAACCCTACAATGCAtatccttttcatcttttcatcttttcctcttttcctcttttcctcttttcctcAGTGGGTAGCCCCccactaggcttctaccccatat
The Brassica napus cultivar Da-Ae chromosome A1, Da-Ae, whole genome shotgun sequence DNA segment above includes these coding regions:
- the LOC106347284 gene encoding uncharacterized protein At3g17950 isoform X2 translates to MGFSFTATMPMMPFRASSQRHVSPSISISRASSSNPTRRNQRKRPPPNSSERHRRRKWWRFCRDDDDNAGNGMHRGSGECRRSSLGEYLEVERRSGDEAVFGSAEAELEGAVARYKEQQPAAVAERALFADGRVLPPASAEVVSGEGTEAVTALCRFPVSLTGICSGGGG
- the LOC106347284 gene encoding uncharacterized protein At3g17950 isoform X1; this translates as MQDPRNQVPPSPTISSVSSSDLDTESTGSFFHDRSITLGTLMGFSFTATMPMMPFRASSQRHVSPSISISRASSSNPTRRNQRKRPPPNSSERHRRRKWWRFCRDDDDNAGNGMHRGSGECRRSSLGEYLEVERRSGDEAVFGSAEAELEGAVARYKEQQPAAVAERALFADGRVLPPASAEVVSGEGTEAVTALCRFPVSLTGICSGGGG